One window of the Sebastes umbrosus isolate fSebUmb1 chromosome 1, fSebUmb1.pri, whole genome shotgun sequence genome contains the following:
- the lhfpl5a gene encoding LHFPL tetraspan subfamily member 5 protein yields the protein MLPAQEAAKIYHTNYVRNARAVGVLWTVLTITFAIICVVVFIQPYWIGDSVHTPQAGYFGLFHYCIGNALTSELTCKGSAMDFGSIPSGAFKTAMFFVGISMLLVVGSIVCFSLFFFCNAGSVYKICAWMQLASSTCMVIGCMIYPDGWDSDEVKRMCGQRTDKYTLGNCTVRWAYILAIISIMDSLILSFLAFSLGSRQDKLLPEDFQVEGKDNA from the exons ATGCTCCCAGCTCAAGAGGCCGCCAAAATCTACCACACCAACTACGTGCGTAACGCCCGGGCCGTGGGCGTGCTGTGGACGGTGTTGACCATCACCTTCGCCATCATCTGCGTGGTGGTGTTCATCCAGCCCTACTGGATCGGGGACAGCGTGCACACCCCGCAGGCCGGATACTTCGGCCTCTTCCACTACTGCATCGGGAACGCACTCACCTCGGAGCTCACATGCAAAGGGAGTGCGATGGACTTTGGCTCCATCCCGTCCGGCGCCTTTAAGACGGCCATGTTCTTCGTGGGGATCTccatgctgctggtggtgggCAGCATCGTCTGCTtcagcctcttcttcttctgcaacGCCGGGAGCGTCTACAAGATCTGCGCCTGGATGCAGCTGGCCTCCA GCACCTGCATGGTGATTGGCTGTATGATCTATCCTGACGGATGGGACTCGGACGAGGTGAAGCGCATGTGTGGCCAGCGGACCGACAAGTACACCCTGGGCAACTGCACGGTGCGCTGGGCCTACATCCTGGCCATCATCAGCATCATGGACTCGCTCATCCTCTCCTTCCTGGCCTTCAGCCTGGGCAGCCGGCAGGACAAGCTGCTGCCAGAGGACTTCCAGGTGGAGGGGAAAG ATAATGCCTAG